The Deinococcus hopiensis KR-140 sequence GGGGCTGGGTATTCTCCAGGCGGGTGGCAATGCCGTGGACGCGGCCATCGCCACCGCCGCCGCCCTGACCGTGCTGGAGCCCACCAGCAACGGCATCGGCGGCGACCTCTTCGCCCTGGTGTGGAGCGGGGGAGAGCTGTACGGTCTGAACGCCAGCGGCGCGGCTCCGGCCGCCCTGAGCCTCGACAGCCTGCCTGGAGGTGCGATGCCCCGGCACGGCTGGACACCCGTGACGGTGCCCGGTGCAGTGCGGGGCTGGGCCGATCTCCACATGCGTTTCGGCCGCCTGCCTTTTGCGGACGTGCTCGCACCCGCCATCGGTTATGCCCGCGGAGGCGCCCCCCTCTCGCCCGTTCTCGCCGCCAACTGGGCGCGGGCGACCCGCATCTACCGCGCCCTGGGCCTGCCGTTTTTTGGCGAGTGGTTCCGGACTTTTGCCCCGGACGGCTTTGCTCCTGCCCCGGGGGCCCTGTGGCGCAGTGAGGCCCATGCCCGGACGCTGGAGCAGATCGCCGCCACGGGGGGAGGGTCCTTCTACGAGGGCGAACTCGCCGCGCAGATCGGCGCGCACTCGCAGGCCACCGGTGGTTTTCTGCGCGCTTCGGACCTCGCCGCCCACCGCTCGGAATGGGTGACGCCCATTCACGTCCGCTACGGTGACCACCTCGTTCACGAGATTCCCCCCAACGGCCAGGGCATCGCCGCCCTGATCGCCCTCCAGGTCCTGGACGGCCTGGAGCTGCCCGATCACCGCGACGATCCGGACGGCCTGCACCTCGGGATCGAGGCGATGAAGCGCGGTTTCCACGACGCCCATACGTTCGTGGGTGATCCCCGTCATACGCCTGTGAACGTAGAACACCTTCTCTCGGACGCGAATACGCAGGCCCACCGCGCCTACCTCTCGGGGGCC is a genomic window containing:
- a CDS encoding gamma-glutamyltransferase family protein yields the protein MPFQPEYSAVRRPVYAQRGMVATSQPLAAQVGLGILQAGGNAVDAAIATAAALTVLEPTSNGIGGDLFALVWSGGELYGLNASGAAPAALSLDSLPGGAMPRHGWTPVTVPGAVRGWADLHMRFGRLPFADVLAPAIGYARGGAPLSPVLAANWARATRIYRALGLPFFGEWFRTFAPDGFAPAPGALWRSEAHARTLEQIAATGGGSFYEGELAAQIGAHSQATGGFLRASDLAAHRSEWVTPIHVRYGDHLVHEIPPNGQGIAALIALQVLDGLELPDHRDDPDGLHLGIEAMKRGFHDAHTFVGDPRHTPVNVEHLLSDANTQAHRAYLSGAAHDPATHAPSAGGTVYLAAADGEGNMVSLIQSNYMGFGSGIVVPGTGIALHNRGHNFSLQADHPNALMPGKRPYHTIIPGFLTRADGTPVGPFGVMGGFMQPQGHVQVILNTLRYGLDPQQALDAPRWQWLSGRAVELEPAFGAGVARALAARGHEVRVQLDSGSFGRGQMIRRNPGTGVLEGGTESRADGHIAVW